The Lycium barbarum isolate Lr01 chromosome 9, ASM1917538v2, whole genome shotgun sequence genome has a segment encoding these proteins:
- the LOC132611389 gene encoding acyltransferase Pun1-like, whose protein sequence is MASAALKVLSRASKKLIKPSSPTPLTKKWHKFSLIEQAQTHTYVPFGFFYSNNQLGALSNQPAQISKLLENSLSKNLVSYYPYAGHMKDNATIDCNDKGVEFLNVHIDAPMSEILNHQNCNVKDLIFPNGVAWENDSDYGLAVIQLTHFDCGGIAISTCSSHKIGDACNGLQFSIDWATLTRDPNAKTIPPYYISDTIFPSPPNGPLESPVVPSILDGCTQKRYVFSSKKVSALRSFVASESQVKNPTTTEVLSALLFKCVAKAVTVNSGSFIPSKLIQYADLREMISPKLPPNSVGNVLSHFSTHISNEADMNLPQIVSLMRKEKQLFRTKDNIKENAWALEILELAKGLPPQKKEFDEYTCSSVCKFPFYDVDFGWGKPMATTIATGPYNKLFNLMNYRDDGIEAFVMLDELDMSVFERDEEFLEFASPYANYF, encoded by the coding sequence ATGGCCTCAGCTGCATTAAAAGTTCTATCAAGAGCTTCCAAGAAACTCATTAAACCTTCTTCTCCAACACCTTTAACTAAAAAATGGCACAAATTTTCTCTCATTGAACAAGCCCAAACACATACTTATGTACCCTTTGGTTTTTTCTACTCCAATAATCAATTAGGTGCACTTTCTAATCAACCTGCCCAAATATCAAAACTTCTTGAAAACTCCCTCTCCAAAAATTTAGTCTCCTATTATCCATATGCAGGACACATGAAAGATAACGCCACGATCGATTGTAATGACAAGGGTGTTGAGTTCTTGAATGTCCATATTGATGCACCCATGTCTGAAATTCTCAATCACCAAAATTGTAATGTCAAAGATTTGATTTTTCCTAATGGTGTAGCTTGGGAAAATGATTCTGACTATGGTCTGGCTGTGATTCAATTGACACATTTCGATTGTGGAGGAATCGCGATTAGTACATGTTCGTCACATAAAATTGGAGATGCATGTAATGGGTTGCAATTTTCAATTGATTGGGCAACATTAACTCGTGATCCAAATGCAAAAACAATTCCTCCTTATTACATAAGTGACACTATTTTTCCATCACCACCAAATGGTCCTCTTGAATCCCCTGTAGTTCCATCAATATTAGATGGATGTACACAAAAGAGGTATGTTTTTTCCTCCAAAAAAGTAAGTGCACTTAGGTCATTTGTTGCTAGTGAATCACAAGTTAAAAATCCTACAACTACTGAAGTCCTTAGTGCACTTCTTTTCAAATGTGTTGCTAAAGCAGTGACCGTGAACTCGGGTTCTTTTATCCCTTCTAAATTAATCCAGTATGCAGATTTACGTGAAATGATTTCACCAAAGTTACCACCTAACTCGGTTGGAAATGTTCTGTCTCATTTCTCTACACATATTTCCAATGAGGCAGACATGAACTTACCACAAATAGTCAGTCTCATGAGGAAAGAAAAACAACTATTTAGGACCAAGGATAACATCAAAGAAAATGCATGGGCATTGGAAATTCTTGAATTAGCTAAAGGATTGCCACCACAGAAGAAGGAATTTGATGAGTACACTTGTAGCAGTGTGTGTAAATTTCCGTTCTATGATGTCGATTTTGGTTGGGGTAAACCAATGGCTACGACCATAGCTACTGGTCCGTACAATAAATTGTTCAATTTGATGAACTATAGAGACGATGGCATCGAAGCGTTTGTCATGTTGGATGAACTAGACATGTCAGTATTTGAGCGTGATGAAGAGTTTCTTGAATTTGCTTCTCCATACGCAAATTATTTTTAG